In Methyloterricola oryzae, the DNA window TAGCGCACGCCGGGCATGCCGGGCACCTCGGCCTTCATGGTCTGGGCCACGGGCACCGCGTTCAACCGGAAAAGCGCGCCGCAGCCCTGCAACGCCAGAACGGCGAGCAGGGCAATCAGACTACGCAGATGAATTAGCATGCGGTGCAGCCTCAGGTCTTGGTAGGGCAATCCGGCCGATGCGTGATGTCCGGTCATTGACCGCCTGGGCTGATCCACCCCTGCTCGGCGAAGTAAGTCTGCAACTGGGTGGCGATCTTGTCGGCCAGGGCCTTGGCCTGCTGGGCCGAGGAGGACTTGTAGCTCTTGGCCCCGCTGACGGCGGCATTGGTCGCCAGCACGGCGGCCGTTCCCGCGCCGGCGGCGGCGCCCGCGGGACCCATCACTGCAGCCCCCGGCATGTCGCCACTGTCCGCATGGGCGGAGAAAGAAGCGATGGAGGAGAGCCCTGCCTGCATGGGGGCCAGTACCTCGACATCACAGTCCACCGAGGACTGCCCCAGGCCGAAGCCGATGGCGTTGCGCTGCAGGCGGTTGCCTTCGTCGATCTTGAGAAAGTGTCCGGTGACCAGGATAGATCCCGGGTTGACCGGCATGTTCTGATCCGAGCGCAGGGGGTTCAGGCCCATGGCCTGGATCTTTTCCACCAATTCGGTAGCGAGGGCGTCCGCGACCTCGCGGCCAACCGCCAGTTCCTCCGCCGTCGGGTTTTCCTGCTTCA includes these proteins:
- a CDS encoding DUF4410 domain-containing protein, whose product is MNKTFATSAAILALAIFSGCAKNTVRPTSEVANTGLPRPQQVLIYNFAVSPSDVHQNSSIFAKLERNMKQENPTAEELAVGREVADALATELVEKIQAMGLNPLRSDQNMPVNPGSILVTGHFLKIDEGNRLQRNAIGFGLGQSSVDCDVEVLAPMQAGLSSIASFSAHADSGDMPGAAVMGPAGAAAGAGTAAVLATNAAVSGAKSYKSSSAQQAKALADKIATQLQTYFAEQGWISPGGQ